One Terriglobales bacterium genomic window carries:
- a CDS encoding 2Fe-2S iron-sulfur cluster-binding protein, with protein sequence MSTPGPLFRPYDKLVKITVKGRVVEVPDNNMVLRALQYVAQENIAYGRFCWNEECQYCRITFDMGEGTPSHTAISCKLMVKDGMRITQMDTELRYCLRDVEGAEAKKP encoded by the coding sequence ATGAGCACACCCGGGCCACTGTTCCGCCCCTACGACAAGCTCGTCAAGATCACGGTGAAGGGCCGCGTGGTCGAGGTCCCCGACAACAACATGGTGCTGCGGGCGCTGCAGTACGTGGCGCAGGAGAACATCGCCTACGGGCGCTTCTGCTGGAACGAGGAGTGCCAGTACTGCCGCATCACCTTCGACATGGGCGAAGGGACGCCGTCGCACACCGCCATCTCGTGCAAGCTAATGGTGAAGGACGGCATGCGCATCACGCAGATGGACACCGAGCTGCGCTACTGCCTGCGCGACGTCGAAGGCGCCGAGGCGAAAAAGCCTTAA
- a CDS encoding tetratricopeptide repeat protein has translation MKRLFTSLLIVALAAPAFAANKDMVQLQTQVQNLQDSMARMQQSFDERMGVMKNLIEQSTDNMNRLNANVETLTKSLQQQSNDAGARTDQVSQQIQALHDSVDELKARLAKMQTQLDQMGQQQQNLQALPQGANQAPPPDVLYQSALRDMTANKLQLADQEFRDFLKFYPDNELAGNAQFYVADIEYKQGNFQAAVQDYDKVIEQYPGGNKVASAQLRKGYALLELGQRDAGVKELQSLIARYPRSSEAAQAQQRLAQLGVSRKPSPKRTAPR, from the coding sequence ATGAAAAGACTATTCACTTCCCTACTGATCGTGGCGCTGGCCGCGCCCGCCTTCGCCGCCAACAAGGACATGGTCCAGCTCCAGACGCAGGTGCAGAACCTGCAGGACTCGATGGCGCGCATGCAGCAGTCGTTCGACGAGCGCATGGGCGTGATGAAGAACCTGATCGAGCAGTCCACCGACAACATGAACCGGCTCAACGCCAACGTCGAGACGCTGACCAAGTCGCTGCAGCAGCAGTCCAACGACGCCGGCGCCCGGACCGACCAGGTCTCGCAGCAGATCCAGGCGCTGCACGATTCGGTGGACGAGCTGAAGGCGCGGCTCGCCAAGATGCAGACGCAACTCGACCAGATGGGACAGCAGCAGCAGAACCTGCAGGCGCTGCCGCAGGGCGCCAACCAGGCGCCGCCGCCCGACGTCCTCTACCAGAGCGCGCTGCGCGACATGACCGCCAACAAGCTGCAGCTCGCCGACCAGGAGTTCCGCGACTTCCTGAAGTTCTACCCCGACAACGAGCTCGCCGGCAACGCGCAGTTCTACGTCGCCGACATCGAGTACAAGCAGGGGAACTTCCAGGCCGCGGTGCAGGATTACGACAAGGTGATCGAGCAGTACCCCGGGGGAAACAAGGTAGCCTCGGCGCAATTGCGCAAGGGCTACGCGCTACTGGAACTAGGCCAGCGCGACGCCGGGGTGAAGGAGCTGCAGAGCCTGATCGCGCGCTATCCGCGGTCGAGCGAGGCCGCGCAGGCGCAGCAGCGGCTCGCGCAGCTCGGGGTCTCGAGGAAGCCCAGCCCCAAGCGCACCGCGCCGCGGTAA
- the pal gene encoding peptidoglycan-associated lipoprotein Pal has product MTYTKKSSVILLALLAAVLVVGCKKKPVQTAPPPPPPPAPTASLSANPDAIEAGQATTLTWRTENATDVSIEGIGPVEPSGSRQVSPVQSTTYRLTAKGAGGAQEATARVTVAQPAPRQEISLTDEQLFQQNVKDVFFDYDSYEIRADQQSAIAAAASFLKTRPNWKVTIEGHCDERGSIEYNLTLGTNRAEAVKNALVQQGVSAGNLRTVTFGKEKPFCNESNETCWQQNRRGHYVLNK; this is encoded by the coding sequence GTGACATACACGAAGAAGAGTTCCGTGATCCTGTTGGCGCTGCTGGCGGCAGTGCTGGTAGTGGGCTGCAAGAAGAAGCCGGTGCAGACGGCGCCGCCGCCGCCGCCGCCGCCCGCGCCTACCGCTTCACTCTCGGCGAATCCGGACGCCATCGAAGCCGGGCAGGCGACCACGCTCACGTGGCGCACCGAGAACGCCACCGACGTCTCCATCGAAGGCATCGGGCCGGTCGAGCCGAGCGGCTCGCGCCAGGTCTCGCCGGTGCAGTCCACCACCTACCGCCTGACGGCGAAGGGCGCGGGCGGCGCGCAGGAGGCCACCGCACGCGTCACCGTGGCCCAGCCGGCGCCCCGGCAGGAGATCTCCCTCACCGACGAGCAGCTCTTCCAGCAGAACGTGAAGGACGTCTTCTTCGACTACGACAGCTACGAGATCCGCGCGGACCAGCAGAGCGCGATCGCCGCGGCGGCCTCGTTCCTGAAGACGCGCCCCAACTGGAAGGTGACCATCGAGGGCCACTGCGACGAGCGCGGCTCCATCGAGTACAACCTGACGCTCGGCACCAACCGCGCCGAGGCGGTGAAGAACGCCCTCGTGCAGCAGGGCGTGAGCGCCGGCAACCTGCGGACCGTCACCTTCGGCAAAGAGAAGCCGTTCTGCAACGAGTCGAACGAGACGTGCTGGCAGCAGAACCGCCGCGGGCACTACGTCCTGAACAAGTAA
- the tolB gene encoding Tol-Pal system beta propeller repeat protein TolB, producing MAMQALLAAQTDWIKTGTGLGVEKIRLAAADFKAGADPRAAELNKTFNDTLWNDLDQAGIFDMVSKSFYPLAQPGQPSEVRLDAWGNPPPNANMLAFGNLNVSGDDVAVLGWLYDVKNPQSPQVLGKQYREKATQQNARLIAHRFANEIILRLGGGINGIAETKIFFISNRTGNKEVWMMDYDGQGQTRLTKDGSIALSPAVSPDGARVAYVSFTSGNADLAMYSLELGRRVAFARLGGANTAPSWTPDGKLLFSSSSRGGDPEIFMAEASGSNPRRLTAYRGPDGQPTINRKSGGQVAWVSGRTGLPQIYVMDADGANVQRLTEQGYAVSPAWSPNGQLLAFAWRRNYGPGAPGGQDIYIMDVTTRQWVQLTHEGMNDFPSWSPDGRHIVFQSRRGGSDQIWTMLADGTRQHALTSSGSNTQPNWSWK from the coding sequence ATGGCGATGCAGGCCCTGCTCGCAGCTCAGACCGATTGGATCAAGACCGGCACCGGGCTCGGCGTCGAGAAGATCCGGTTGGCGGCGGCGGACTTCAAGGCGGGCGCGGACCCGCGCGCCGCGGAGTTGAACAAGACGTTCAACGACACGCTGTGGAACGACCTCGACCAGGCCGGCATCTTCGACATGGTCTCGAAGAGCTTCTATCCGCTGGCGCAGCCCGGACAGCCGAGCGAGGTCCGGCTCGACGCCTGGGGCAATCCGCCGCCCAACGCCAACATGCTCGCCTTCGGCAACCTGAACGTCTCCGGCGACGACGTCGCCGTGCTGGGCTGGCTCTACGACGTGAAGAACCCGCAGTCGCCGCAGGTGCTGGGCAAGCAGTACCGCGAGAAGGCGACCCAGCAGAACGCGCGGCTGATTGCGCACCGCTTCGCCAACGAGATCATCCTGCGGCTGGGCGGCGGCATCAACGGCATCGCCGAGACCAAGATCTTCTTCATCTCCAACCGCACCGGCAACAAAGAAGTCTGGATGATGGACTACGACGGCCAGGGCCAGACGCGCCTGACCAAGGACGGTTCCATCGCGCTCTCGCCCGCCGTCTCGCCCGACGGCGCGCGCGTGGCCTACGTCTCGTTCACCAGCGGCAACGCCGACCTCGCCATGTACTCGCTCGAGCTGGGACGCCGCGTCGCCTTTGCGCGGCTCGGCGGGGCGAACACCGCGCCCTCCTGGACGCCCGACGGCAAGCTGCTGTTCTCGTCCTCGTCCCGCGGCGGCGATCCCGAGATCTTCATGGCGGAGGCCAGCGGCAGCAACCCCCGCCGGCTGACCGCCTACCGCGGTCCCGACGGCCAGCCCACCATCAACCGCAAGTCCGGAGGGCAGGTCGCGTGGGTGAGCGGCCGCACCGGCCTGCCGCAGATCTACGTAATGGACGCCGACGGCGCCAACGTGCAGCGGCTCACCGAGCAGGGCTATGCGGTCTCGCCGGCGTGGTCGCCCAACGGCCAGCTGTTGGCCTTCGCGTGGCGCCGGAATTACGGTCCCGGCGCACCCGGCGGCCAGGACATTTATATTATGGACGTCACTACCAGGCAGTGGGTCCAGCTCACACACGAGGGGATGAACGACTTCCCCTCCTGGTCGCCCGACGGCCGCCACATCGTCTTTCAGTCGCGCCGCGGCGGGTCCGACCAGATTTGGACCATGCTGGCCGACGGCACCAGGCAACATGCTTTGACGAGTTCCGGGTCGAACACCCAGCCGAATTGGAGCTGGAAGTAG
- a CDS encoding TonB family protein, producing the protein MVREDIYVDQEGWKQPLALSTAFHFALIGSMFAYAWLAGETHGENWGGLGGGGGAMSATLVSNASIPLPAPQVETENVLANESKGLSESLPKEVEKPTPEAIPIPDKTAKKVSERAKPTEPPKKPQQAASNQIPFGQGGPVSGPYGVFNSGGAKGGFGFTGGGGDFGSRYAWYVQIVRNKVSENWLKYEVDPSISTARRVYITFDIARSGEPSNVQVEQSSGIPSLDISATRAIQRIDTFGPLPPDYPGNKVSVEFWFDYRR; encoded by the coding sequence ATGGTTCGCGAAGATATCTACGTTGACCAGGAAGGCTGGAAGCAGCCGCTGGCGCTCTCGACCGCCTTCCACTTTGCGCTCATCGGTTCCATGTTCGCGTACGCCTGGCTGGCGGGCGAGACCCACGGCGAGAACTGGGGCGGCCTGGGCGGCGGCGGCGGCGCGATGAGCGCCACGCTCGTCTCCAACGCGTCGATCCCATTGCCCGCTCCCCAGGTCGAGACCGAGAACGTGCTCGCCAACGAGTCGAAGGGCCTGTCGGAGTCGCTGCCCAAGGAAGTCGAGAAGCCCACGCCGGAAGCCATCCCCATCCCCGACAAGACGGCGAAGAAGGTGAGCGAGCGCGCCAAGCCCACCGAGCCGCCGAAGAAGCCGCAGCAGGCGGCGAGCAACCAGATCCCGTTCGGCCAGGGCGGCCCGGTGAGCGGGCCGTACGGCGTGTTCAACTCCGGCGGCGCGAAGGGCGGCTTCGGCTTCACCGGCGGCGGCGGGGACTTCGGCTCGCGCTACGCCTGGTACGTGCAGATCGTGCGCAACAAAGTGTCGGAGAACTGGTTGAAGTATGAGGTGGACCCGAGCATCTCGACCGCGCGGCGCGTGTACATCACGTTCGACATCGCGCGCTCGGGCGAGCCCTCGAACGTGCAGGTAGAGCAGTCGAGCGGTATCCCGTCGCTGGACATCAGCGCCACCCGCGCCATCCAGCGCATCGACACCTTCGGCCCGCTGCCGCCGGACTACCCGGGCAACAAAGTCTCCGTCGAGTTCTGGTTCGATTACCGAAGATAA
- a CDS encoding biopolymer transporter ExbD: protein MAFTTPQGRTQTSLSEINVTPFVDVVLVLLIIFMITAPVLQSGIEVAVPKTKTVKEITEERIVISIDKQQRVYLGNDTVNINEIAAKLRQKVRDPEHQSIYLRADENVPFGAFATVMDAVKSSGITNVSIVTEPLKEGGK, encoded by the coding sequence ATGGCGTTCACCACCCCGCAGGGCCGCACGCAGACCTCGCTCTCGGAGATCAACGTCACCCCCTTCGTGGACGTGGTGCTGGTGCTGCTCATCATCTTCATGATCACCGCGCCGGTGCTGCAGTCGGGCATCGAGGTCGCCGTGCCGAAGACGAAGACGGTGAAGGAGATCACCGAGGAACGCATCGTCATCTCCATCGACAAGCAGCAGCGCGTCTATCTCGGCAACGACACGGTGAACATCAACGAGATCGCCGCCAAGCTGCGCCAGAAGGTGCGCGACCCCGAACATCAGTCCATCTACCTGCGCGCTGATGAGAACGTACCCTTCGGCGCCTTCGCCACCGTGATGGACGCGGTCAAGAGTTCTGGCATCACCAACGTAAGCATCGTGACGGAGCCGCTGAAGGAAGGCGGAAAGTGA
- the tolQ gene encoding protein TolQ, protein MAILVPGGEIVNLIAQSGPVAKLVLVILFLFSLLSWAIILSKWAALRRARSQSGRFVRMFRKSQRLEDVAAVAEQFTPSPLVAVFDYGYREYKRQTNPGGRLRSLDAVQRATQIAASEELTRMERRLPLLATTGAVTPFIGLFGTVWGIIDAFHGLGTAGAATLRAVAPGISEALITTAAGLFAAIPAVIAYNAFAHSLREFGARMDDFAAEFLNTVDRGGEGQ, encoded by the coding sequence ATGGCAATCCTTGTTCCTGGCGGCGAGATCGTCAATCTCATCGCGCAGAGCGGTCCGGTAGCCAAGCTCGTCCTCGTCATCCTCTTCCTCTTCAGCCTGTTGTCGTGGGCGATCATCCTGTCGAAATGGGCGGCGTTGCGGCGCGCGCGCTCGCAGAGCGGCCGCTTCGTCCGCATGTTCCGCAAATCGCAGCGGCTGGAGGACGTGGCGGCGGTGGCCGAGCAGTTCACGCCCAGCCCGCTGGTCGCCGTCTTTGATTACGGATACCGCGAGTACAAGCGGCAGACGAATCCCGGCGGCCGCCTGCGCTCGCTCGACGCCGTGCAGCGCGCCACGCAGATCGCGGCCTCGGAAGAACTGACGCGCATGGAGCGCCGCCTGCCGTTGCTGGCGACCACCGGCGCCGTCACTCCGTTCATCGGGCTGTTCGGCACGGTGTGGGGCATCATCGACGCCTTCCACGGCCTGGGCACGGCGGGCGCGGCCACGCTGCGCGCGGTCGCGCCCGGCATCTCGGAGGCGCTCATCACGACCGCCGCCGGCCTGTTCGCCGCCATCCCCGCGGTCATCGCGTACAACGCCTTCGCGCACTCGCTGCGCGAGTTCGGCGCGCGCATGGACGATTTCGCCGCCGAGTTCCTCAACACCGTCGACCGTGGCGGGGAGGGCCAGTAA
- the recN gene encoding DNA repair protein RecN, with the protein MLLELRVENYAVIDNVAVEFGPGLNLLTGETGAGKSILIDALALLFGEKASADVVRHGAEKAVVSAVFDAPAKQIEPILEANGLDADGAQLILRREIAAGGKGRVFVNNQPATVAVLKQLAPVLGAIHAQSESIVSFDAGERLVLLDRYADLDTAAVADTYTKWNGIRQRIADLQQGEQDRLRLVDLWSFQKKEIEQAKLVEGEDEKLETEKRVLANAEKLYQAAMTAYGQLYDSTGSSAATMRAAGKSLDELARFDPRFADSAATLASARAVVEDLGATLRDYAESINASPERLAEIEDRLALLDRLKRKYGATLADVIAFGADAARKLNEIENKDEVLRELNRELAAAAEGYLKLARALSKKRYDAAKELEKLVEDEVNDLAMKAKFKVELAGSDEQANWASTGFDQVQYMIATNPGEPLHPVEQIASGGELSRVLLALKATIDSSNRKKREPRTLVFDEIDTGIGGRAAEAVGKKLKSLARVEQVLCITHLPQIASFADQHFALEKREAAGRTKTSVRRLENKERTEEIARMLSGAKVTDTSLKHAEQMLKANA; encoded by the coding sequence TTGCTGCTCGAACTGCGCGTCGAAAACTACGCCGTCATCGACAACGTCGCGGTCGAGTTCGGTCCCGGGCTGAACCTGCTCACCGGCGAGACCGGCGCCGGCAAATCCATCCTCATCGACGCGCTCGCGCTGCTGTTCGGCGAGAAGGCCTCGGCGGACGTGGTGCGCCACGGCGCGGAGAAGGCCGTGGTCTCCGCGGTCTTCGACGCGCCCGCGAAGCAGATCGAGCCCATCCTGGAAGCCAACGGGCTGGACGCCGACGGCGCGCAGCTCATCCTGCGGCGCGAGATCGCCGCCGGCGGCAAGGGGCGCGTCTTCGTCAACAACCAGCCCGCGACGGTCGCGGTCCTCAAGCAACTCGCGCCCGTGCTGGGCGCCATCCACGCGCAGAGCGAATCCATCGTGTCGTTCGACGCCGGCGAGCGCCTCGTGCTGCTCGATCGCTACGCCGACCTCGACACCGCCGCGGTCGCCGACACCTACACCAAGTGGAACGGCATCCGGCAGCGCATCGCCGACCTGCAGCAGGGCGAGCAGGACCGCCTGCGGCTGGTGGACTTGTGGAGCTTCCAGAAAAAGGAGATCGAGCAGGCCAAGCTGGTGGAAGGCGAAGACGAGAAGCTGGAGACCGAGAAGCGCGTGCTCGCCAACGCCGAGAAGCTCTACCAGGCGGCGATGACCGCCTACGGGCAGCTCTACGACTCGACCGGCTCCTCGGCCGCGACCATGCGGGCGGCGGGGAAGTCGCTCGACGAGCTGGCGCGCTTCGATCCCAGGTTTGCCGACTCGGCCGCCACGCTCGCCTCGGCGCGCGCCGTGGTCGAGGATCTCGGCGCGACGCTGCGCGACTACGCCGAGAGCATCAATGCCTCCCCTGAGCGGCTGGCGGAGATCGAAGACCGGCTCGCGCTCCTCGACCGGTTGAAGCGGAAGTACGGCGCGACGCTCGCCGACGTGATCGCCTTCGGCGCCGACGCCGCGCGCAAGCTCAACGAGATCGAGAACAAGGACGAGGTGCTGCGGGAGCTGAACAGGGAACTCGCCGCCGCGGCCGAGGGCTACCTGAAGCTCGCCCGCGCGCTCTCCAAGAAGCGCTACGACGCGGCGAAGGAGCTGGAGAAGCTGGTGGAGGACGAGGTCAACGACCTGGCGATGAAGGCGAAGTTCAAGGTCGAGCTCGCCGGTTCCGACGAGCAGGCGAACTGGGCCTCGACCGGCTTCGACCAGGTGCAGTACATGATCGCCACGAATCCGGGGGAGCCGCTGCATCCGGTCGAGCAGATCGCCTCGGGCGGCGAGCTTTCGCGCGTGTTGCTCGCGCTGAAAGCGACCATTGATTCGTCGAACCGCAAGAAGCGCGAGCCGCGCACGCTGGTGTTCGACGAGATCGACACTGGCATCGGCGGGCGCGCCGCCGAGGCGGTGGGGAAAAAGCTGAAATCGCTGGCGCGTGTCGAGCAGGTGCTGTGCATCACGCATCTGCCGCAGATCGCGTCGTTCGCCGACCAGCACTTCGCCCTCGAGAAGCGCGAAGCCGCGGGCCGCACCAAGACGTCGGTCCGCCGCCTGGAAAACAAGGAGCGCACCGAGGAGATCGCGCGTATGCTTTCGGGGGCCAAGGTTACCGACACATCCTTGAAGCACGCCGAGCAGATGCTCAAGGCCAACGCGTAG
- a CDS encoding cytochrome c oxidase assembly factor Coa1 family protein → MGTPPITPAPPLENAPRPNWWSRNWKWFVPVGCLTIVAVFAAFVASVVFLAMGAMKNADVTQAALKKAQANPTLQKRLGTPIEVTNFVSGSINQAGTSGKADLTIPIQGPKGKATMYADATRFAGEWKFNRLEVGFEGDPNRLDLLEQSPPEPPDH, encoded by the coding sequence ATGGGAACACCGCCCATCACTCCGGCCCCGCCCCTCGAGAACGCTCCACGCCCCAACTGGTGGTCGCGCAACTGGAAGTGGTTTGTCCCGGTCGGCTGCCTGACCATCGTCGCGGTGTTCGCGGCGTTCGTCGCCTCGGTCGTCTTCCTGGCCATGGGCGCGATGAAGAATGCGGACGTCACGCAGGCCGCGCTCAAGAAGGCGCAAGCCAATCCCACGCTTCAGAAGCGGCTGGGCACGCCCATCGAGGTCACCAACTTCGTTTCCGGCTCCATCAACCAGGCCGGCACGTCGGGCAAGGCGGACCTCACGATCCCGATCCAGGGGCCGAAGGGGAAGGCGACGATGTACGCGGACGCCACCCGGTTCGCCGGCGAGTGGAAGTTCAACCGGCTGGAGGTCGGGTTCGAGGGCGACCCGAACCGCCTGGACCTGCTGGAGCAGTCGCCGCCGGAACCGCCCGACCACTGA
- a CDS encoding 4-hydroxy-3-methylbut-2-enyl diphosphate reductase — protein MTAASNGKRLLLLKPRGFCAGVVRAIDIVRIALDTFGPPIYVRKEIVHNRYVVEDLTNKGAIFVDEIDEVPAGERVIYSAHGVSPEVREASESRKLRVIDATCPLVTKVHVEAVKYAKEGYSIILIGHRDHDEVIGTLGEAPNVTQVVGTPEEVASLNVPDPERVAYITQTTLSLDETKDIIAALRRKFPRIKGPHAQDICYATENRQIAVKQVSPQADLLLVVGSDNSSNSNRLVEVGRNIGHKSYLIENFRAIKPEWLEGVGSVALTAGASAPECLVEEVVAFLKNAGYATVEEVEVMPENVRFGLPPEIVEAIAPAPAVAAE, from the coding sequence ATGACCGCTGCCAGCAACGGGAAAAGACTGCTTCTTTTGAAGCCCAGGGGCTTCTGCGCGGGCGTAGTCCGCGCCATCGACATCGTGCGCATCGCGCTCGACACCTTCGGCCCGCCCATCTACGTCCGCAAGGAGATCGTGCACAACCGCTACGTGGTCGAGGACCTGACGAATAAGGGCGCCATCTTCGTGGACGAGATCGACGAAGTGCCCGCGGGCGAGCGCGTGATCTACAGCGCGCACGGCGTCTCGCCCGAAGTGCGCGAGGCGAGCGAGTCGCGCAAGCTGCGCGTCATCGACGCCACCTGCCCGCTGGTCACCAAGGTGCACGTGGAGGCGGTGAAGTACGCCAAGGAAGGCTACAGCATCATCCTGATCGGCCACCGCGACCACGACGAGGTCATCGGCACGCTGGGCGAGGCGCCCAATGTCACGCAGGTCGTCGGCACGCCGGAAGAGGTCGCGAGCCTCAACGTGCCCGACCCGGAGCGCGTCGCCTACATCACGCAGACCACGCTCTCGCTCGACGAGACCAAGGACATCATCGCCGCGCTGCGCAGAAAGTTTCCCAGGATCAAGGGACCGCACGCGCAGGACATCTGCTACGCCACCGAGAACCGCCAGATCGCGGTGAAGCAGGTCTCGCCCCAGGCCGACCTGCTGCTGGTCGTCGGCTCGGACAACAGCTCGAACTCCAACCGGCTGGTCGAGGTCGGGCGCAACATCGGACACAAGTCGTACCTGATCGAGAACTTCCGCGCCATCAAGCCGGAGTGGCTCGAGGGCGTGGGCTCGGTCGCGCTCACCGCCGGGGCCTCCGCGCCGGAGTGCCTGGTCGAGGAAGTGGTGGCGTTCCTGAAGAACGCCGGCTATGCCACGGTCGAGGAAGTCGAAGTGATGCCCGAGAACGTCCGCTTCGGCCTGCCGCCCGAGATCGTGGAAGCCATCGCGCCCGCACCCGCGGTCGCCGCGGAGTAA